Proteins encoded by one window of Aspergillus chevalieri M1 DNA, chromosome 6, nearly complete sequence:
- a CDS encoding MFS transporter (COG:G;~EggNog:ENOG410Q1FC;~InterPro:IPR020846,IPR011701,IPR036259;~PFAM:PF07690;~SMCOG1106:major facilitator transporter;~TransMembrane:12 (i150-172o192-210i217-235o241-264i276-295o307-327i383-408o420-441i462-484o490-512i519-544o556-578i);~antiSMASH:Cluster_6.1;~go_function: GO:0022857 - transmembrane transporter activity [Evidence IEA];~go_process: GO:0055085 - transmembrane transport [Evidence IEA]), whose product MTPGECNASEIDPRLESEKMNEQHEKQELGNSDRSDRQSLSAISKSTSSSSSNDYGSELHTLRSRPTEPDLERRRTRMSDALSRIETQRYQHALTVGESVQSRASRASLPPFGGGKPYPPPLPAREEYVVEFDGTDDPLYPQNWSLGRKVTISAILAFTSICSTFDSAIFSASTSNVSKAFGVGIEVSSLSSTLYIIGYASGPLIWAPLSELRGRRIPIMIGMLGFGIFNTGVAVAKDLQTLMLCRFFSGIFGSCPLAVVAAVFSDIYDNRTRGTAIAMFSGTVFLGPLLAPFIGGFINMSYLGWRWTAYLPAIMGYFAFALNVLFLKESYPPVVLVDKASELRRRTKNWGIHAKQEEIEVDLRELLVNNFSRPLRLLLTEPLILAVTVYLSFIYGLLYCFLTAYTLVFQGVYGMTPGVGGLPLFGMVVGLLIAAVCIIILSGPYNRKLDANGGVPIPEWRLPPVIVGGVLFAAGLFWFGWTGFTNKVPWIVPTLSGLFTGFGLLIIFIQLFNYLIDTYLMFAASAIAANTFCRSLVASSFPLFSRQMFNGMGIQWASTLLGCVAAVLVPIPVAFYLFGKKLRARSKFAPFDERIHEMAQVEDDVIEDVNQRT is encoded by the exons ATGACCCCCGGCGAATGCAACGCATCTGAAATCGATCCCAGGCTGGAGTCCGAGAAAATGAACGAACAACATGAAAAGCAAGAACTGGGGAATTCAGACAGGAGTGACAGACAATCCTTGTCTGCAATCTCCAAGTCAACAAGCTCAAGCAGTTCAAATGACTATGGCTCTGAGCTGCATACTCTGCGTTCGCGGCCCACAGAACCCGACCTGGAACGTCGTCGGACGAGGATGTCTGATGCCCTGAGTAGGATTGAGACCCAGCGATACCAGCATGCTTTGACGGTTGGCGAAAGTGTACAATCCCGGGCCTCTAGAGCTTCCCTACCTCCTTTTGGGGGCGGAAAGCCTTACCCACCACCCCTGCCGGCTCGAGAGGAGTATGTCGTGGAATTCGACGGGACAGACGACCCGTTATATCCCCAGAATTGGTCGTTAGGGCGGAA AGTCACCATCAGCGCCATCCTGGCATTCACCAGTATTTGCTCCACATTTGATTCCGCCATCTTCAGCGCTTCAACCAGCAATGTTTCCAAAGCTTTCGGGGTCGGAATCGAAGTCTCAAGTCTTTCAAGTACGCTTTACATCATCGGTTACGCATCCGGTCCCTTGATCTGGGCCCCATTATCGGAACTCAGAGGTCGTCGCATCCCTATCATGATCGGCATGCTGGGGTTCGGTATTTTCAACACAGGTGTCGCAGTCGCAAAAGACCTGCAGACCCTTATGCTGTGTCGATTCTTCTCAGGCATTTTCGGTAGTTGTCCGCTGGCCGTTGTGGCAGCTGTCTTCTCCGACATCTACGACAACCGCACGCGTGGCACCGCCATCGCCATGTTTTCGGGCACGGTGTTTCTCGGTCCTCTTCTAGCGCCCTTTATTGGAGGATTTATTAATATGTCGTATTTGGGTTGGCGCTGGACTGCTTACCTGCCTGCTATCATGGGTTACTTTGCTTTTGCATTAAACGTTCTATTCCTAAAAGAGTCATACCCACCAGTGGTCTTGGTCGACAAAGCGTCAGAGCTACGCCGTCGCACGAAGAACTGGGGTATACACGCAAAGCAAGAGGAGATTGAAGTCGACTTGCGGGAATTGCTGGTCAACAATTTCTCAAGACCGCTGCGGCTACTGCTTACTGAGCCCTTGATCCTCGCAGTGACAGTGTACCTGAGTTTCATCTACGGACTACTCTATTGCTTCTTGACAGCATATACCCTCGTCTTCCAGGGGGTCTACGGCATGACCCCTGGTGTCGGGGGACTGCCGTTATTCGGCATGGTCGTGGGATTGCTCATTGCGGCCGTGTGTATCATCATATTAAGCGGTCCGTATAATCGGAAGCTGGACGCTAACGGGGGCGTTCCTATCCCCGAATGGCGTCTGCCCCCTGTTATCGTCGGCGGGGTTCTCTTTGCTGCCGGGCTGttctggtttggatggacCGGGTTCACGAACAAGGTCCCTTGGATTGTTCCCACGCTCAGTGGACTGTTCACGGGATTCGGACTGCTGATTATTTTCATTCAACTGTTCAACTATCTAATCGACACTTATCTTATGTT CGCTGCATCTGCCATCGCAGCAAATACGTTTTGCCGTTCGCTGGTCGCGTCCAGCTTCCCGCTGTTTTCGCGGCAGATGTTCAACGGCATGGGTATTCAGTGGGCTTCCACCTTGCTGGGCTGTGTCGCCGCTGTCCTGGTTCCTATTCCGGTAGCGTTCTATCTTTTTGGCAAGAAGTTGCGAGCCAGGAGCAAGTTTGCGCCCTTTGATGAGAGGATCCATGAGATGGCGCAGGTTGAGGATGACGTTATCGAGGATGTCAATCAGCGGACATGA
- a CDS encoding uncharacterized protein (COG:S;~EggNog:ENOG410PXX7;~antiSMASH:Cluster_6.1) produces the protein MARLASSNWCDCDFLSSLDDILPSSSEYPDLEKRPIDGPNKIGNYFIGAAQWIMWPDEGRYVYQQCKKVEGVSEPREMWSMERWREWKNQFAFVAGDDLAGRYREVAEQSYRQILVYESEELN, from the coding sequence ATGGCCCGCCTAGCAAGCTCAAACTGGTGCGACTGCGATTTTCTGAGCTCCCTAGATGATATCCTGCCGTCAAGTAGTGAATATCCTGATTTGGAGAAGCGTCCAATCGATGGACCGAACAAGATTGGAAATTATTTTATTGGAGCTGCCCAGTGGATTATGTGGCCGGACGAAGGTCGCTATGTCTACCAGCAATGCAAGAAGGTTGAGGGTGTATCCGAGCCCCGCGAAATGTGGAGTATGGAGCGCTGGAGGGAATGGAAGAATCAGTTTGCTTTTGTAGCGGGTGACGACCTTGCTGGGAGGTACAGGGAGGTGGCTGAGCAATCATATCGCCAGATACTTGTTTATGAGAGTGAAGAATTGAATTAA